Sequence from the Fibrobacter sp. UWR2 genome:
ACTTTGCGTTCGCCCTTCCATACAAATTCTAAGCGACAACTATGCAAGAACAGACGGTGAAGCCCGAGTTCTTTTTTCGCTTCGCGGTTGAGCGCAAAGTCACCGTAGCGGCTGTCACCCAGGAGCGGATGCCCGATACTTGCAAAGTGGGCACGGATCTGGTGCATGCGGCCGGTCTCGAGCTTGATTTTCACGAGGTCATAACCCACATAGTGCTGCTTGACGCGGTAGTGCGTTATGGCCTCTTTTGCATCCTTTCCAGTTTCGCCAACCTTCATCTTGCTGCCTTTTGCAGCATCGGTGCGGGTGAGCGATTCTGAGATGGTTCCTTTGTCTTTTTTCAGGTTGCCCTTGACCAGCGCGAAGTAGAACTTGTCGACTTCGTGTTCGCGGATGAGTCGGGTGAGGTCTCGGAGCGTATCGCCATGGAGGGCTGCGACAATGAGCCCAGAGGTTTCCTGGTCAAGCCTGTGTGCAATCGTGGGCTTGAAATCGAGCCCTTCGCGACGGCCCCATTCCCAAAGGTATTCCACCAGGCTTTCGCCCGGACGCGTACCCGAACCGGGCTGGCTTGCAAGTCCCGAAGGCTTGTTCACGACAACATAGTCTTCTGTCTGGATAACGATGTCGAGGTCTTTCGCGCCCCAGCCCGCCTGCTTTTCTGCGGGAGAGAGCGCCTTGCCCCAGGTGGACTTGTTCTTCGCAAAACCGGATTTGCTGGCTCCTGCGTCGGGGCGTTGCGGGGTGTCCCCGCTATGTTCTTCCCCTTCCACGCTCTTGAAATTTTCGTAAATGCAGACAGTATCACCTTCGACAAGCATCTGATTCGCCTTGCCGACAACGCCGTTTACGCGCACCTTTTTCTTGCGGATGACAGCGAAGAATATGGATAGGGATTCGTCGGGGAAAGCCTTGCGCAGGAACCTGTCGAGGCGCATGTTGGCGAAGTTGCGGTCGATGATACGCGTAATCATGTAATGAAAGATAGAAATAAATGCCAAACAAGTTTGTCGCTTCACTCGCCTTGCAGAATTTATATATTTGCGTCATGCTCAATTGGGAAACACTTTTGTCGGCGACGCGCTTCGGCCATCCGGCCGATCCGGATCCGAACCGCTCTGACTACCACAGGGATTACGACCGCATTGTCTTTTCTACCGCTTTCCGCAGGCTTGGCCGCAAGACGCAGGTGCACCCGTTCTCGGTGAACGACCACGTGCACAGCCGCCTTACGCACAGCATCGAGGTTTCGAGTGTAGGCCGCAGCCTCGCGATTACGGTTTACCACCTGATCAAGAAGTATCTGCCCAAATATATCAACGAATACCAGTTCGGTACCATTGTGCAGTCCGCATGCCTTGCGCATGATATCGGCAATCCGCCGTTCGGGCATGCGGGGGAGGCAGCCATCCGCGAATGGTTCCGCAAGAACAGAACAAGCGCACCGCTTTGTGGCCTGAGCGACCGCGAGATGGCCGACTTCGAGAACTTCGACGGCAATGCGCAGGGTCACCGCATTCTGAGCAAGCTGGAATACCACTTTCTCGATGGCGGCATGCGCCTTACGTATGCGACTATCGGGTCAATGATAAAGTACCCGCAACTTGCGATGTACGGTTGCCCCACAAGCCTGTTCTCGACAGAATATGACCTGTACGAAATAACAGCCGAAACACTCGGGCTCCCGCAAATTGAAAGGGGCCGCTGGGTCCGTCACCCGCTTGTGTACCTGATGGAAGCCGCAGACGATATCTGCTATTCCATTCTCGACGTGGAAGACGCCATCGAACTGGGCATCCTTTCTTTTGCCGACGTGCGCGACATGTTTATCTACCTCTGTGGTCCGGAAGTGAATATTGACCGCGAGTACGAAGAAAACGGGCGCAATTTCCGCGACTTTCTCAGCAGTATTCGCGGGAAGGCAATCCAGAACCTGATCGACGACGTGGCCGTTGTTTTCGTGAATCATTACGAAGAAATCATGAACGGCACGCTCAAGCAACACCTTATCGATCTCTCCAAATCCGACGTGATGTGGGGAATTCGCATAGGCAAGCGCCTCGGGAAGGAACGCATCTATCCGGATCGTCGCAAGACGGAACTCGAAGTCGGTAGCTATACGACGCTTGCGACCGTGCTCGATGCCTTTATCAACGGCGTATACGACTATCGCCAGAATGGCAAGAATTCGTACCGTGCCGACCGTATCGTGCGCCTTATCGGGCAGGCAAAGATTGGACAGAGTGTCTCGGCCACCGAAGCGTACCATCAGGTTCTCGACTTTGTGAGCGGCATGACAGACAACTACGCAACATATCTGGCACGCCAGATTGGTGGCCTTGCAATGGGCGTATAATGGTCTGGCTTTTTGACTACGATCTTACATTGTACGGGGAGGAGGAGCGCTTTGTCCTTGATTCGCTGGACAGGCGCATCGCGCTCTTTGTACAGAAGACCGTAGGCGGTGATTTCGAGAACGCGACCCGTATCCGCAAGGAATACCTTGTGCGGTTCGGCACCACGCTTTCTGGCCTGATGGCTATGAACGGCACCGACCCGGATGACTTCTTCGATTTCATCCATGAGCCGGAGCATCTGATTTACCCCAAGAAAGCTCCCGATAAGCTTGCGCTCCTGAAGAGCCTTGAAGGTCCGCGGTTTGTTTTTACCAACGGGCGTCACGACTGGAGCGAGGCGGGCATGGCCCACATGGGGATTGATTCCGCCATAGACGGCGTGTTCGACCTGAAGATGATGGACTGGGAAGGCAAGCCACACGAAAGCGCGTATGCGAAAATAGAGAAATGGCTTGCCCGTGTTTTGCCGGAAAAGGGATGGGCAATGCCTGCCAACCCGAAGGAAATCGTTCTGCTCGAGGATTCCCTACGCAACCTGGAACCCGCGCATGCCCGCGGTTGGACCACCGTGCTTGTCAACCCGAATATCGAGGCTCCCGACTGGGTGGACCATCACGTGGGGCACCTGCTTGAACTAAAGGCCCTGTAGAGGCTTACCTTACGCGAACCTGCTGTACTGTTTTTCCCTGCCGAAGCAGGTAAATACCGGATGCCCCAAATTTCATGCGCAGGATTTCCGCGATATTTCCACGCATGGACTCCGACGGCAGTGTTCCAAGGGAACAACCTTGCATATCGAACACGCTTATCGTTTCAAGAGTCTCGGTAGGATAACGAAGTTTCATCGTGATGGAAGCGGCGCTCGAACTCGACCCCATTGAGCTGCTCGAAAGCCCGTATTCAAATGCGCCGAGGTCAGGAGCTTCGCCAGCAAACGGGAAGCCCACATCTTCGCCCCTGTCGATGGCGCGGCTCTCTTTCTTGAGTTTCAGGAAGTCTACGTTCGGGAGGCTGCCGTCAGCATTGCGCGGGCCGAGGATTCCCGCCATCTTCGAAAGATCTTCGCCGGTCACGGTCATGCTCGGGTCATCGAGACTCATGAAGTCGTCTTCGGTCAGGTCGAGTTTCAGGTTCCACGTGTTGTTCTCGCCGGCAGGGCATTCCACATAGTGGTCGATGTTCTGGCTCGATATTTTCTCCCAGCATTCTCCGATTTGCGAAAGCTTGTTCGGGAAGGCGATGTTGTTCTTGAGCACATGCGCGTTGTCGCCTGTGAGCGGCGCGACATCGGCCAGGCGGTTGCCTTCGGAATCGAAGAGTGTGGACGCCATGCTGAAGGCCCTGTCCTTATTCATGTACGACGTATTGTTGATCCATTTGCTGCCGACGCCGGTATAGTTCGCATAAAAGCCCGTGGCCTTGTTTTTCCAGGCGACACAGAACTTGATGGTATGTCGCCCGCCACCGAGCGTACTTTCACCCATCTTGATGCCGTGACCGTTGCCGTGTGAAGGATCGCCGCGCCCGTAGTCGCTGTAGCCGTTTCCCATGGCGTAGCAGTTCTCCAGCACCACAGGAAATTCCTGGTTAATGAAGTCAAAACCGTCATCGCTATTCCACCAGGAACGGCACCCGATAAACTTGGTCGTATCGCCCTCGCCGGGTTTCTGGTAATGCGCGCCGAAGCCGTCGGCATTTTCGCCATCGCCCTGCCAGCCCAAGGGGTCGTAGTTGTCGTGGGCATCGCAGTTGAGGAAGATGTGTCCTCCGCCATCTGGCGCGCCGTCGTTCGCGAAGAATCCGGGGCCCGCATTGTGATGGCTGTCCATATTTTCCAAGAAGATGTGCTTGCTCGCGTAAAGGAAAACGCCGGAATTGGAATTGTGCTTCATGGGCGTGTTCCGCACCTCAAAACCCTTCAAGTGCAGGTACTTTGCCGAAATCACAATCGGCGAGGTATACATCGCTCCCTCGGGAGTGCCGTCGCTGTGTTCCCCGCCAGCAGCCACGGGGAGGTTCGCACCGTCAAAAATCGGGCGCTCGCCCGGGTAAGCGAGGTAATGGATGCGGTTGTTGTCGCTCTCGCCGCTTGCCGTCAAGACTATTGCCGCAGTCATTTTGTACCGTGCGAAAAAGACGGTATCGTGCAGGTCGTAGATGCCGCCGCGAATCCACACGGTGTCGCCCGCATGCACCACGGTATTCGCCTTGTTGAGCGAGGCGAAGGGCTTGTCTTTTGTACCCGCCGCACT
This genomic interval carries:
- a CDS encoding RluA family pseudouridine synthase; its protein translation is MITRIIDRNFANMRLDRFLRKAFPDESLSIFFAVIRKKKVRVNGVVGKANQMLVEGDTVCIYENFKSVEGEEHSGDTPQRPDAGASKSGFAKNKSTWGKALSPAEKQAGWGAKDLDIVIQTEDYVVVNKPSGLASQPGSGTRPGESLVEYLWEWGRREGLDFKPTIAHRLDQETSGLIVAALHGDTLRDLTRLIREHEVDKFYFALVKGNLKKDKGTISESLTRTDAAKGSKMKVGETGKDAKEAITHYRVKQHYVGYDLVKIKLETGRMHQIRAHFASIGHPLLGDSRYGDFALNREAKKELGLHRLFLHSCRLEFVWKGERKVFDCPLPKELQSVIDKLKPVHFRHDSVEQRRK
- a CDS encoding deoxyguanosinetriphosphate triphosphohydrolase, which translates into the protein MLNWETLLSATRFGHPADPDPNRSDYHRDYDRIVFSTAFRRLGRKTQVHPFSVNDHVHSRLTHSIEVSSVGRSLAITVYHLIKKYLPKYINEYQFGTIVQSACLAHDIGNPPFGHAGEAAIREWFRKNRTSAPLCGLSDREMADFENFDGNAQGHRILSKLEYHFLDGGMRLTYATIGSMIKYPQLAMYGCPTSLFSTEYDLYEITAETLGLPQIERGRWVRHPLVYLMEAADDICYSILDVEDAIELGILSFADVRDMFIYLCGPEVNIDREYEENGRNFRDFLSSIRGKAIQNLIDDVAVVFVNHYEEIMNGTLKQHLIDLSKSDVMWGIRIGKRLGKERIYPDRRKTELEVGSYTTLATVLDAFINGVYDYRQNGKNSYRADRIVRLIGQAKIGQSVSATEAYHQVLDFVSGMTDNYATYLARQIGGLAMGV
- a CDS encoding pyrimidine 5'-nucleotidase gives rise to the protein MVWLFDYDLTLYGEEERFVLDSLDRRIALFVQKTVGGDFENATRIRKEYLVRFGTTLSGLMAMNGTDPDDFFDFIHEPEHLIYPKKAPDKLALLKSLEGPRFVFTNGRHDWSEAGMAHMGIDSAIDGVFDLKMMDWEGKPHESAYAKIEKWLARVLPEKGWAMPANPKEIVLLEDSLRNLEPAHARGWTTVLVNPNIEAPDWVDHHVGHLLELKAL
- a CDS encoding right-handed parallel beta-helix repeat-containing protein; translated protein: MGKEFLLALGVALSMVQAFGAVYYVATDGSDSAAGTKDKPFASLNKANTVVHAGDTVWIRGGIYDLHDTVFFARYKMTAAIVLTASGESDNNRIHYLAYPGERPIFDGANLPVAAGGEHSDGTPEGAMYTSPIVISAKYLHLKGFEVRNTPMKHNSNSGVFLYASKHIFLENMDSHHNAGPGFFANDGAPDGGGHIFLNCDAHDNYDPLGWQGDGENADGFGAHYQKPGEGDTTKFIGCRSWWNSDDGFDFINQEFPVVLENCYAMGNGYSDYGRGDPSHGNGHGIKMGESTLGGGRHTIKFCVAWKNKATGFYANYTGVGSKWINNTSYMNKDRAFSMASTLFDSEGNRLADVAPLTGDNAHVLKNNIAFPNKLSQIGECWEKISSQNIDHYVECPAGENNTWNLKLDLTEDDFMSLDDPSMTVTGEDLSKMAGILGPRNADGSLPNVDFLKLKKESRAIDRGEDVGFPFAGEAPDLGAFEYGLSSSSMGSSSSAASITMKLRYPTETLETISVFDMQGCSLGTLPSESMRGNIAEILRMKFGASGIYLLRQGKTVQQVRVR